A genome region from Archaeoglobus fulgidus DSM 4304 includes the following:
- the tsaA gene encoding tRNA (N6-threonylcarbamoyladenosine(37)-N6)-methyltransferase TrmO, whose protein sequence is MLVTPHKKVMLVQLRQVGVIRSPYKNFSKAPHQGRFSKETVEIEIFPEFEDGLKDIETCTHLIVLYWLDRANRDALLVVPPHDSREHGVFATRSPHRPNPIGFAVVELLERDGRVLKVKGLDALDGTPVVDIKPYSSTIDSVGNAKIGWFEEANPQSKLTRLLLRAKEFHGHICPFVALGVRMSVIAMEKLGVEEDAMASVGEDILAIVECNNCLTDGVQVATGCTLGNNSLIYLDLGKNALTIVRRKDWKGVRVYVNAENVRKYFSKEALELFNKVIVRREGSEEDAKRLSEFWEETGWKMLEIPEEEFKVEFVEVQPIERAPIFENKRCEKCGELAMATRVKDGLCLRCAGSYYAVVGRGIVKFDGEMREVV, encoded by the coding sequence TTGTTAGTAACACCACACAAAAAGGTGATGCTCGTGCAGCTAAGGCAGGTAGGTGTGATAAGGTCTCCCTACAAAAACTTTAGCAAAGCTCCACATCAGGGAAGGTTCTCCAAGGAAACAGTAGAAATCGAGATTTTCCCGGAGTTTGAGGACGGTTTGAAGGATATTGAAACCTGCACTCATCTTATTGTCCTCTACTGGCTTGACAGAGCAAACAGGGACGCTTTGCTTGTTGTTCCTCCTCACGACAGCAGAGAACATGGAGTCTTTGCGACCCGCTCTCCCCATCGCCCGAATCCGATTGGTTTCGCAGTTGTTGAGCTGCTTGAAAGGGATGGGAGAGTTCTGAAGGTTAAAGGACTCGATGCTCTCGACGGCACACCAGTTGTGGATATAAAGCCGTACTCTTCTACGATAGATTCAGTAGGAAACGCGAAAATCGGATGGTTTGAGGAGGCAAATCCTCAATCAAAGCTGACAAGGCTGCTTTTGAGGGCAAAGGAGTTTCACGGTCACATCTGCCCCTTCGTTGCGCTCGGAGTTAGAATGTCCGTCATAGCAATGGAAAAGCTCGGAGTTGAAGAAGATGCAATGGCGAGTGTTGGAGAGGATATTCTCGCAATAGTGGAGTGCAACAACTGCCTTACTGACGGCGTGCAGGTTGCAACCGGATGCACGCTCGGAAACAACTCTCTGATTTACCTCGACCTTGGAAAGAATGCTCTTACTATAGTCAGAAGAAAAGACTGGAAGGGCGTGAGAGTTTACGTAAATGCTGAGAACGTGAGGAAGTACTTCAGCAAAGAGGCTCTTGAGCTCTTTAACAAGGTTATAGTGAGGAGAGAGGGCAGTGAGGAGGATGCAAAGAGGCTCTCCGAGTTCTGGGAGGAGACTGGCTGGAAGATGCTTGAGATTCCGGAAGAGGAGTTCAAGGTTGAGTTTGTAGAGGTTCAGCCTATAGAGAGGGCACCGATTTTTGAAAACAAAAGGTGTGAGAAGTGCGGAGAGCTTGCAATGGCCACACGCGTTAAGGATGGTCTCTGCTTGAGGTGTGCGGGCAGCTACTACGCCGTTGTTGGTAGGGGGATTGTGAAGTTCGATGGAGAGATGAGGGAGGTGGTCTGA
- a CDS encoding 3-hydroxyacyl-CoA dehydrogenase family protein — translation MFEKIGVVGFGLMGTQITQFFAQQGLEVVAIDVSEERLRKGMEAIKAGRFGLQRLVEKGKITEEEMNAVLSRISTSTSHSALKDCDLVIEAVFEDVNLKLKVLREIDAVTDAVIGSNTSSISITKLSSAVSNPERFLGIHFFNPAQIQKLVELVKGLLSDEKLVNGIRDWFLKLGKVPIVVNDSPGFATSRLGLVLGKEALLMVQEGVATPQDIDIGMMLGYGYSMGPIETGDLVGLDTRLRIYEAMFEATKDPKWAPPKLLVQLVDAGYLGDPSLKPGSKGGVYEYFGQERATEVLRRLGVRK, via the coding sequence GGTTGTTGCGATTGACGTTAGCGAGGAAAGGCTGAGGAAGGGAATGGAGGCGATAAAAGCCGGCAGATTTGGACTGCAGAGGCTTGTGGAAAAAGGAAAAATCACGGAGGAGGAGATGAACGCTGTGCTGAGCAGAATATCCACCAGCACATCTCACAGCGCTTTAAAGGACTGTGATCTGGTAATAGAGGCCGTTTTCGAGGACGTTAACCTGAAGCTGAAGGTTCTGAGGGAGATTGATGCTGTTACGGATGCGGTCATAGGCTCAAACACCTCCTCAATAAGCATAACCAAGCTCTCCTCCGCCGTCAGCAACCCAGAGAGGTTTCTGGGCATTCACTTCTTCAACCCAGCGCAGATTCAGAAGCTTGTTGAGCTTGTAAAGGGCTTGCTGAGCGACGAGAAGCTTGTTAACGGCATCAGAGACTGGTTCCTCAAGCTGGGAAAAGTGCCCATCGTCGTCAATGACTCCCCCGGCTTTGCTACCTCCCGCCTTGGCCTTGTTCTTGGCAAGGAGGCCTTGCTGATGGTTCAGGAAGGTGTTGCGACACCGCAGGACATCGACATCGGCATGATGCTCGGCTACGGCTACTCTATGGGCCCCATTGAGACGGGAGATTTGGTCGGCCTCGACACGAGGCTCAGAATCTACGAGGCGATGTTCGAGGCAACGAAAGACCCCAAGTGGGCACCTCCAAAGCTACTCGTCCAGCTTGTGGATGCTGGCTATCTGGGCGACCCATCGTTAAAGCCGGGCAGCAAGGGAGGTGTTTACGAGTACTTCGGGCAGGAGAGGGCTACTGAGGTGCTGAGGAGGTTGGGGGTTCGTAAGTGA